ATTTGAAATATACCGACTTATGCAACATTTTGCAATTAACGGCTGGTGTTCATGCCGAGTTAGGAGGTATTAGTTTTAGTGATATGCAAGAGCATCATCAGGCTTGGGTTTTGAGTAGAATGAGAGTTGAAATTAAACGATTACCTAAATGGAAAGAAGTTGTAACAGTAAAAACATGGATTAATTCATTAGAAAACTCACGTTCTGTCCGTTGTTTGGAACTTTATATAGGTGATGAAAAAATAGTAGGGTGTGAAACTTTTTGGGCAGTATTTAATACCAGTACGCGTCGCCCTGAGTCATTGGCTTTGCCACACGAACATTTTAAAAAATATCCAGATGATAAAGCAACTGAATTGCAATTTTCTAAAATTGACACCACCTTTGCTAAAACATTTTTAGCTGAAAAAAAAATCCTGCTTTCAGATTTAGATATTGTTAATCATGCTAATAGTGTAAAATACCTTGAATGGTGTTTGGATGCAATTGATGCAGGAACAATACAAAATCGGGAGATTATAAGTTTTGAAATGAATTATTTAAAAGAAGTTGCCTTAGGGGAAACTATTTCTATTGGAAAGAGTAAAACCGAAAATCCAATGGTATTTACTGTAAGTTCATCTGACAAAACTTGTTTCGCACTCCAAATAGATTGTAAATAAAAATGGCTCCAATTTCTTGAAGCCATTATGCTTATTTTTTTACGACTAGTCTAAAGCCTTCGCCGTGAATATTTAAGATTTCAACATTGGGATCATCTTTGATATATTTACGTAATTTGGCAATGTAAACGTCCATACTTCTTGAAGTAAAGTAATTGTCTTCTCTCCAAATCTTAGTTAAAGCTAATTCTCTTGGCATTAAATCGTTTTCATAAGTTGCCATCATTTTCAATAATTCAGACTCTTTAGGAGAAAGTTTGATAGGTTCATTATTGTCTAATTTTAAGTAACGAAGCTTAGAATTTAAAAGGAATCTTCCTATTTGGAACTCAAATTTAGCAGGTTCATTTTTATTCTCTGCCGCTTTTCTTTGAATGATGGCTTTTATTTTCATCAATAATACATCTGAATCAAATGGTTTGTTTAGATAATCATCAGCTCCTACTTTGTATCCTTTTAAGACGTCTTCTTTCATTGATTTTGCCGTTAAGAAAATCAAAGGAACATCTTTATTTTTTTCTCTGATTTCTTTAGCTAAAGTATAACCGTCTTTGTAGGGCATCATGACATCCAAAATACACAAATCGAAATTGTCTTTTTTGAATTTTTCAAAACCCTCCATACCGTTTTTGGCTAATGTAACATCAAAATCATTTAATGTTAGAAATTCTCTCAAAACGATTCCAAAGTTTTGATCGTCTTCCACGAGTAGTACTTTTTTATTAGTTTCCATAGTAATTTTATTTTAATTTATGAGTGGGACTTTAATTATAAATGTGCTTCCTTTTCCTTTTTCACTTTCAACAAAAATTTGACTGTTGTGATCGTCAATAATTCTCTTAACATAGGCCAATCCTAATCCGTGACCTTTTACATTGTGCAAATCGCCTGTGTGTTCGCGATAAAACTTTTCAAATATTCTTTTTTGTGCTACTTTACTCATTCCTGAGCCTTGATCTTTGATTTTGATAATGATAAACTCTTTTACATTTTCGGTTTCAATATCTATGATTGGTTCATTAGGTGAATATTTAATAGCATTGTCTAAAATATTAACAATTACATTCGTAAAATGAACATCGTTTAATAATACTGAAGTTCTAGAGGCATTAAAATGTTTCGTTATAACACCATTTCTATCTTCTACAATTAGGTTTACATGTTCAATGGCGTCTTCAATAATATCATGAATATTGTTCGATTCTTTAGTAATGTCTAACTCTTTTTTCTCTAATTTAGAAATACGCAATACATTTTCAACTTGAGCATGCATTCGTTTATTTTCATCTTTAATCATTTGCAAATAACGAAGCACCTTTTCTTTATCTTCAATCACTTTAGGGTTCTTTATAGCATCTAAAGCTAAATTGATGGTTGCAATCGGGGTTTTAAATTCATGCGTCATGTTATTAATAAAATCGGTTTTGATTTCAGAAATTTGACGTTGTTTTATTAATTGATTTAAAGCACTTGAGTAAGCAATAATTATGATTAATGTAAAAACAATTGATAAAACACAGATTCCAATTAATTCAGAAAATAAAAATTTCTTCTTTTGAGGAAACGTTAACAATAATTGGTATTTGTTATTACCCTCATTGTCTATAAATATGGGTATCGAATACGTTGACTGTTTGTCATATTTAAAACGTTCTGATTTTATTTTTGTAGCTAAGCCATTGCTGTAAACGTTAAATTCGAATGGTGTTTTTACTCCATATTCATTTAGTTCCTCAGATAATAATTTTTGCATTAATTCATTAGAAACTCTTTCTTGAATAGGTCTTGTGGCTGCAAAATCTTTAAAGAAAATTTCAAATTGAGCGTTATCTAATAAATCCAAACGTCCCGATTTTTCAATCTTTATATCTGGTGTAGCTTTTTGTTTTAGACCTGAATTATCAATATTGCCATTATAAATTTCTGTTTTTCTTTTTGAAGAGAAATTCTTGAGTTTTACACTGTCTAATTTTTTGTCAAAGAACGAGGAAGAAATTCCGTAATCTTCAGAAATTATACTATTTGAATAAATTATAGTCTCATTAGTTCTGGAGTCTCTTTGATAATAACCAAATTCTAAAAAATCACTTTTTTTAGGTGTTTTACCAGTACTATCTTTTAGATGATTATACATTTCATAATAGGAATACCTTTCATGATCTTGTAATTTATCTGCAACATTTCCTAGAACTTGCTTGACATGATATTTAAATTGTTCTTCATTATTCTCGAAAGATTTATCAAACCAATAAACTTGAACAAGTATTATACCGATTAGGGATAAACTCATCAAAATAACCAGTAAGCGAAAAAACAATTTATTCATTAAACAAATTTAGCATTTTAACATTTATGCAATAAATACATTAACCAAACATTAACATCTTGAGCTTAATTTATTGATTTTTCAATATTTTAAGAATTTGATCTATTTGTTTATAGGTTTCTTTAACAGAAATATTATCAATTACAAAATCACTTTTTGCAATTCGCTGTTCATCAGTCCATTGGTTTTGAATTCTTTTCAAGACACTGTCTTTAGATACTTTATCGCGCTCTACAACCCTTGAAATTCTAGTTTCTAACGGAGCAGTTACAGTAATAACAAAGTCGCAGTATTGATAACTACCACTTTCAAATAATATCGCAGCTTCTTTGAAAACTAATGGAAAATCTTTATGCTTTTTTAACCAAGAATCAAAATGCTCTTTAACCAATGGATGAATGATAGCATTTAGTTTTTGTAGTTTATCTGAATTATTAAAAACAATTTTAGAAAGTTTCTCTCTACTAACAGAAGCATTCTCAATAATGTCATTGCCAAATATTTCAGCAATTTTTTGAACTACTTTTTTGTCTTCCGTTATTTTTCTAGCTTCGTCATCAGCAATGTAAACTGGGTATCCTAATGATTGAATGTATTTTGCAACCATTGTTTTTCCACTTCCTATTCCACCCGTTAACCCAATAACTTTAGTCATGATTTTGCTTTAAAAAATAATTCAGGAAATGCTTCTTGTGGCTTTTGTTTTAATACTATTATTTTTAAATAAGATTTCAAAAACCCTCTTCCATATCCAAAGAATTGTGTATTCACTGCAATTAAAGATAGGAAACCAATTTTAAGGCTCTTATTTTGAATACAAGCTAAAAAGAAAAGCATTAGATAATATACTCCGTAAAAAAAAATAGGAAATTGAATTCCAAATAAAAACAAAAATGATGATATGCAAAAGCCTAAAATAAAAAAGGTAGGAAAAAAGAAGGTTAGCTTACTATATTCAGGATACCAGCTATTTAAAATTGGTCTAGCCTTCCCAAATTTAGTAACTTGAGTGGAAAATTTATCCCAATCTATTCTTCGTTTATGATATACAAAGGCGTCTTTAAATAGTCTAGTTTCATATCCTAATTTCCATAATCTTATGGTCAAGTCTGGATCTTCTCCTGGATGAATATTTCCAAATCCATGTGAAGTCTCAAATGCTTTTTTTGATATTCCCATATTAAAACTACGAGGTTGGAATTTGTTAATTTTCTCTGAACTCCCACGAATTCCTCCAGTAGTTAAAAAAGAAGTCATAGCGAAGTTAATTGCTTTTTGTATGTCCGAGAATGACTCTAAAGCAGCATCTGAACCTCCATAACAATCAACATAATTTCTATTCAATTCCGTTTCAACTTCAGACAAATATTGTTTTGGAATTATGCAATCAGAATCAAATATTATAAAATAATCTCCTTTTGCTAATTTCATTCCATAATTTCTAGAATCACCTGGACCTGAATTTTGTTTAAAGTAATATGAAATATTTAATTTACTTTTAAATTTATCAACTTCCTCTTTACAGATTATTGTCGATCCATCTTCAATAATAACAACTTCAAATTTTTTATAATAATCAGAAATGACAAGACTTTCTAATAATTCATTGATTTCATCTGGTCTATTATAAACGGGTATGATAATTGAAAAATACATCGCGAAAATTTTAACAAATATAAGTTTTATAAAAAACAAAAACCACCTAAAATTAGGTGGTTTTAATTATATAGATATTAAAAAAACAATTACTGTTTCATTACCTTAATTGTTTTCACTTGGTTATTAGATGTTACTTTAACTATGTAAGCTCCATTAGATAAGTTTGACATATCTATTTGAGCATCGTTAGCATTAATTGTATTTGATCTAACTTTTTGTCCTATTAAATTAAACACTTCTACATTTGAAATTTCTTGATTATAAGATAAATTCAAAACATTTTTTACAGGATTTGGATAAAATGTAAAATTAGCACTATCAAAAGAACTATTACTTAATAAAGAAGAATCATATGCTGAAATATTGAAAGTTCCATCAACACCTGCTCCTGAGTTGTATCTCCATACAGATACATATAATGTGCTACCAGGTGTTTGACCTGTTAAAGATAAAATAGACATAAAGTTATTAGCACCAGCAGGACCTCCGTCATCATCACAACCTACTGCATTTAACGATCCACAAGTTCCTGTAAAAGCAGTAACCACACTATCCGTATATCCTGAACCTGTAGTTTGTGTTTCAATTGTAATATTTCCAGAAGCTGGAACAACAACGCTATACCATACATTGTTTGTAAAACTAGTTTGACAAGAAGGTGTTAAACCATCTGTATCTGTTGCACCGGCACTAGTACCGATAATTGGGTAGGTGGTAAATGAACCTCCAGGAGTTAAAGCAATAGCACCAGAACATTCATCATTAGCCGGTGTTGGAGCTGGTGGTGGTGTAGTTCCAATACAAATATTAAATGTAGTATCTTGTCCTGATGTTGCAGTATAAGTGTTAACTCTTACATAGTAAGTTTGACCAACTACTAATCCAGTTGGATTGCTAACATCTGCATCTGAACATGAACCTGCAACTAATGTTAAAGCAGCACAATCTCCAGTCCATAGGGAATGAAACATATCTGTAACAGAACCAGCAACATTGGTTAAACTAATTCTGTGAGTAGTTTGAGTGGCTACAAAAGAGTACCACACATCATCATCTTCAGTGCCAAAACAAGCCGTTGCATCAGTAGCAGAAGCTGTAGCGCTAGCAACAGTTCCCGCAGTAACTGTACCACAAGCATAATCTGGATTTACTGTTAAAGCTATAGCTCCAGTACATTCGTCGTTTGCTGGTGGCGGTGGCGGTGTACCTACACAAATAGTAAAAGTGATATTATTTGTTGTACCATAAGTATATACTCTAACATAGTAAGTTTGACCAATTGTTAAACCTGTTGGTGTTGCTGTATTAGGATCACTACATAAAATAGAAGTTTGAGAGCCACAAGAACCAGAAAGCACTTGCATATAAGCATCAACGCTTGTTCCTGTCCCTCCAACTGCTACAATATTTGATAATACAATTTTATGACTTGTTGCTGTAGCAACAAAACTAAACCAAACATCGTCATCAGGATTTCCAAAACAAGGTGTAGCTGCCAATGATTGAGTTGCACCTTGAGTAGATCCTGAAGTAACTGATCCACATGCATAATTAGGATTTACTGTTAATGCAACTGCACCTGAACAATTATCATTTGCAGGAGGTGAAAATAAAGTTGTGAAATTAAAAGGGCCAACCCATGTACTAGTTCCAGCCGATCCTCCACAATTTGATTGCACATAATAAGAATAAGCAGTACTTGATGTTAATGCAGTAAGATTGTATGAATTTGAAACACCTGACAATAAAGTTCCTGTACCTTGGGTAAAACCATTTGCACCATATTCAACATTATACAAAGTAGCAGAGCCATTTTCTGTCCAAGAAAGAAGTGCTGAGTTATTTGTTACAACTGCAGCTAAACTTGTAGGACTAGGA
The window above is part of the Flavobacterium sp. N1994 genome. Proteins encoded here:
- a CDS encoding acyl-[acyl-carrier-protein] thioesterase; this translates as MPISKDFTSILSKDWEINFLQCYPNGYLKYTDLCNILQLTAGVHAELGGISFSDMQEHHQAWVLSRMRVEIKRLPKWKEVVTVKTWINSLENSRSVRCLELYIGDEKIVGCETFWAVFNTSTRRPESLALPHEHFKKYPDDKATELQFSKIDTTFAKTFLAEKKILLSDLDIVNHANSVKYLEWCLDAIDAGTIQNREIISFEMNYLKEVALGETISIGKSKTENPMVFTVSSSDKTCFALQIDCK
- a CDS encoding response regulator transcription factor; amino-acid sequence: METNKKVLLVEDDQNFGIVLREFLTLNDFDVTLAKNGMEGFEKFKKDNFDLCILDVMMPYKDGYTLAKEIREKNKDVPLIFLTAKSMKEDVLKGYKVGADDYLNKPFDSDVLLMKIKAIIQRKAAENKNEPAKFEFQIGRFLLNSKLRYLKLDNNEPIKLSPKESELLKMMATYENDLMPRELALTKIWREDNYFTSRSMDVYIAKLRKYIKDDPNVEILNIHGEGFRLVVKK
- a CDS encoding sensor histidine kinase — protein: MNKLFFRLLVILMSLSLIGIILVQVYWFDKSFENNEEQFKYHVKQVLGNVADKLQDHERYSYYEMYNHLKDSTGKTPKKSDFLEFGYYQRDSRTNETIIYSNSIISEDYGISSSFFDKKLDSVKLKNFSSKRKTEIYNGNIDNSGLKQKATPDIKIEKSGRLDLLDNAQFEIFFKDFAATRPIQERVSNELMQKLLSEELNEYGVKTPFEFNVYSNGLATKIKSERFKYDKQSTYSIPIFIDNEGNNKYQLLLTFPQKKKFLFSELIGICVLSIVFTLIIIIAYSSALNQLIKQRQISEIKTDFINNMTHEFKTPIATINLALDAIKNPKVIEDKEKVLRYLQMIKDENKRMHAQVENVLRISKLEKKELDITKESNNIHDIIEDAIEHVNLIVEDRNGVITKHFNASRTSVLLNDVHFTNVIVNILDNAIKYSPNEPIIDIETENVKEFIIIKIKDQGSGMSKVAQKRIFEKFYREHTGDLHNVKGHGLGLAYVKRIIDDHNSQIFVESEKGKGSTFIIKVPLIN
- the coaE gene encoding dephospho-CoA kinase (Dephospho-CoA kinase (CoaE) performs the final step in coenzyme A biosynthesis.) — its product is MTKVIGLTGGIGSGKTMVAKYIQSLGYPVYIADDEARKITEDKKVVQKIAEIFGNDIIENASVSREKLSKIVFNNSDKLQKLNAIIHPLVKEHFDSWLKKHKDFPLVFKEAAILFESGSYQYCDFVITVTAPLETRISRVVERDKVSKDSVLKRIQNQWTDEQRIAKSDFVIDNISVKETYKQIDQILKILKNQ
- a CDS encoding glycosyltransferase encodes the protein MYFSIIIPVYNRPDEINELLESLVISDYYKKFEVVIIEDGSTIICKEEVDKFKSKLNISYYFKQNSGPGDSRNYGMKLAKGDYFIIFDSDCIIPKQYLSEVETELNRNYVDCYGGSDAALESFSDIQKAINFAMTSFLTTGGIRGSSEKINKFQPRSFNMGISKKAFETSHGFGNIHPGEDPDLTIRLWKLGYETRLFKDAFVYHKRRIDWDKFSTQVTKFGKARPILNSWYPEYSKLTFFFPTFFILGFCISSFLFLFGIQFPIFFYGVYYLMLFFLACIQNKSLKIGFLSLIAVNTQFFGYGRGFLKSYLKIIVLKQKPQEAFPELFFKAKS
- a CDS encoding T9SS type A sorting domain-containing protein, which produces MKKITLLFFLIGTSFWGKAQVLNQNAGWPNSAWTLTGSYLATGIQSDPTLTANFAFNDDATASGHEDNIAAESPVINLTPAFNAGEKWLTVSTQYVYRYLANDELVFQYWNADTSSWVNWGTNFDALGNYTTDTNYCSGTPSTYTSAVLNIAGFTPTQLSGFKYRISYDDDPAGADWNYGFCFQSPTIASSTPPLCPSPTSLAAVVTNNSALLSWTENGSATLYNVEYGANGFTQGTGTLLSGVSNSYNLTALTSSTAYSYYVQSNCGGSAGTSTWVGPFNFTTLFSPPANDNCSGAVALTVNPNYACGSVTSGSTQGATQSLAATPCFGNPDDDVWFSFVATATSHKIVLSNIVAVGGTGTSVDAYMQVLSGSCGSQTSILCSDPNTATPTGLTIGQTYYVRVYTYGTTNNITFTICVGTPPPPPANDECTGAIALTVNPDYACGTVTAGTVASATASATDATACFGTEDDDVWYSFVATQTTHRISLTNVAGSVTDMFHSLWTGDCAALTLVAGSCSDADVSNPTGLVVGQTYYVRVNTYTATSGQDTTFNICIGTTPPPAPTPANDECSGAIALTPGGSFTTYPIIGTSAGATDTDGLTPSCQTSFTNNVWYSVVVPASGNITIETQTTGSGYTDSVVTAFTGTCGSLNAVGCDDDGGPAGANNFMSILSLTGQTPGSTLYVSVWRYNSGAGVDGTFNISAYDSSLLSNSSFDSANFTFYPNPVKNVLNLSYNQEISNVEVFNLIGQKVRSNTINANDAQIDMSNLSNGAYIVKVTSNNQVKTIKVMKQ